A genomic stretch from Mesoplodon densirostris isolate mMesDen1 chromosome 3, mMesDen1 primary haplotype, whole genome shotgun sequence includes:
- the NREP gene encoding neuronal regeneration-related protein, producing the protein MVYYPELSVWVSQEPFPNKEMEGRLPKGRLPVPKEVSRKKDGQTEAASLHPLGSSELHSPGISYLLSF; encoded by the exons GTTTATTACCCAGAGCTTTCTGTCTGGGTCAGTCAAGAACCATTTCCAAACAAGGAAATGGAGGGAAGGCTTCCTAAG ggaagacttcctgtcCCAAAGGAAGTGAGCCGCAAGAAGGATGGCCAGACCGAGGCTGCCTCCCTGCATCCACTTGGCAGCAGTGAGCTCCACTCCCCGGGAATCAGTTACCTCCTCTCTTTTTAA